The following are encoded in a window of Staphylococcus piscifermentans genomic DNA:
- the xylB gene encoding xylulokinase yields MVNEAVIGIDLGTSAIKLLAVSREGEVLGVQSEPLPLYQDYPGYSEQDPDEWNAAMQRGLKHLLRQPQMAEVVIKGASFSGQMHGLVLVDEAGRPLRRAILWNDTRTTPQCELIKEKHGDQVLGNPVVEGFTLTKLLWVKENEPEVWGKAAAFMLPKDYLRYCLTGEIFTEFSDAAATMLWNPQAKAWDKELGEEFGIPDIYPDVLQSHDEAGTFNALLAAELGLGTDVPVFAGGADNACGALGSGVINPNDSICSIGTSGVLLICEPVGGAEGYGHKIHLMNHAVPDVNYLMGVTLSAGYSLSWFKREFYADESFEQLLDEAREAGIGAHGLIFTPYLAGERTPHGDASIRGSFIGISGSNTRGDFARAVVEGITYSLYDSLIYLRSVGKNVTKIVSTGGGAKSDFWLQLQADVFNAEIYKLKHEEGPSMGAAMLAAYGLGWYPSLTDCAKQFIHYTTTFKPDLKRHKAYEDYFQIYQQVYNATRRLTKNLLELQKK; encoded by the coding sequence ATGGTAAACGAAGCAGTTATTGGTATTGATTTAGGTACGAGTGCGATTAAATTATTGGCGGTGTCTAGAGAGGGGGAGGTCTTGGGTGTGCAGAGTGAGCCACTGCCGCTTTATCAAGATTATCCTGGTTATTCGGAACAAGATCCTGATGAGTGGAATGCCGCGATGCAGCGTGGTTTGAAGCATTTATTGAGACAACCGCAAATGGCTGAGGTGGTTATCAAGGGAGCTTCGTTCTCTGGGCAAATGCACGGCTTAGTGTTGGTAGATGAAGCGGGGAGACCGTTAAGACGCGCTATTCTGTGGAATGATACACGGACGACTCCTCAATGTGAACTAATTAAAGAGAAACATGGCGACCAAGTACTGGGAAATCCGGTGGTGGAAGGATTTACGTTAACAAAATTATTATGGGTGAAAGAGAATGAGCCTGAAGTGTGGGGAAAAGCAGCAGCGTTTATGTTGCCGAAAGATTATCTCCGCTATTGTTTGACTGGCGAAATTTTTACAGAGTTCTCGGATGCGGCGGCAACGATGTTATGGAATCCGCAGGCCAAAGCCTGGGATAAGGAGTTAGGTGAGGAATTTGGAATTCCTGATATTTATCCTGATGTGCTGCAATCACATGATGAGGCAGGCACCTTCAATGCTTTGTTGGCAGCTGAACTCGGCTTAGGGACAGATGTTCCGGTATTTGCTGGTGGTGCTGATAATGCATGTGGTGCGCTAGGTTCTGGCGTTATTAATCCTAATGATTCGATTTGCAGTATTGGCACTTCGGGTGTGTTGTTGATTTGCGAACCTGTGGGCGGCGCTGAAGGATATGGTCATAAGATTCATTTGATGAATCACGCGGTGCCAGATGTCAATTATTTGATGGGCGTGACATTGAGTGCAGGGTATAGTTTGAGTTGGTTCAAGCGGGAGTTTTATGCGGATGAAAGCTTTGAACAGTTGTTGGATGAGGCACGAGAAGCGGGCATTGGCGCACATGGTCTGATCTTCACACCTTATTTAGCGGGAGAACGCACACCCCATGGAGATGCTTCGATTCGCGGCAGCTTTATCGGTATCAGCGGCTCGAACACACGCGGCGACTTTGCACGTGCAGTAGTGGAAGGCATTACTTACTCATTATATGATTCGTTAATTTACTTGCGCAGTGTCGGAAAAAATGTCACGAAAATTGTCTCTACCGGCGGAGGGGCGAAAAGCGATTTCTGGCTGCAATTACAAGCAGATGTATTTAATGCAGAAATTTATAAACTGAAACATGAAGAGGGACCGAGTATGGGCGCAGCTATGTTGGCGGCGTATGGTTTAGGATGGTATCCAAGTTTAACAGATTGTGCGAAACAATTTATTCATTATACAACGACGTTCAAGCCAGATTTAAAACGTCATAAAGCTTACGAAGATTACTTCCAAATTTATCAACAAGTTTATAATGCGACAAGACGTTTGACTAAGAACTTATTAGAATTGCAGAAAAAATAA